A single window of Loxodonta africana isolate mLoxAfr1 chromosome 10, mLoxAfr1.hap2, whole genome shotgun sequence DNA harbors:
- the CRIP2 gene encoding cysteine-rich protein 2 isoform X1, with protein MASRCPKCDKTVYFAEKVSSLGKDWHKFCLKCERCNKTLTPGGHAEHDGKPFCHKPCYATLFGPKGVNIGGAGSYIYEKPLAEGPQVTGPIEVPVSRAEDRKASGPPKGPSKASSVTTFTGEPNMCPRCNKRVYFAEKVTSLGKDWHRPCLRCERCGKTLTPGGHAEHDGQPYCHKPCYGILFGPKGECSQAVPGVHVPLRASLHHPCLSPQA; from the exons ATGGCCTCCAGGTGCCCCAAGTGCGACAAGACCGTGTACTTCG ccGAGAAGGTGAGCTCCCTGGGCAAGGACTGGCACAAGTTCTGTCTCAAGTGCGAGCGCTGCAACAAGACACTGACGCCGGGGGGCCACGCTGAG CATGACGGGAAGCCCTTCTGCCACAAGCCTTGCTACGCCACACTGTTTGGACCCAAAG GTGTGAACATCGGTGGCGCGGGCTCCTACATCTATGAGAAGCCCCTGGCTGAGGGGCCCCAAGTCACTGGCCCCATTGAGGTCCCTGTGTCCCGAGCGGAGGACCGGAAGGCCAGCGGCCCCCCCAAGGGGCCCAGCAAAG cttccAGCGTTACGACTTTCACTGGAGAGCCCAACATGTGCCCTCGCTGCAACAAGAGGGTCTACTTCG CCGAGAAGGTGACGTCTTTGGGCAAGGACTGGCACCGGCCGTGCCTGCGCTGCGAGCGCTGCGGGAAGACGCTGACGCCCGGCGGGCACGCAGAG CATGATGGCCAACCCTACTGCCACAAGCCCTGCTACGGAATACTCTTCGGACCCAAGGGTGAGTGTTCTCAAGCGGTTCCCGGGGTTCACGTGCCCCTCCGTGCCTCTCTCCATCACCCCTGCCTATCTCCACAGGCGTGA
- the CRIP2 gene encoding cysteine-rich protein 2 isoform X2: MASRCPKCDKTVYFAEKVSSLGKDWHKFCLKCERCNKTLTPGGHAEHDGKPFCHKPCYATLFGPKGVNIGGAGSYIYEKPLAEGPQVTGPIEVPVSRAEDRKASGPPKGPSKASSVTTFTGEPNMCPRCNKRVYFAEKVTSLGKDWHRPCLRCERCGKTLTPGGHAEHDGQPYCHKPCYGILFGPKGVNTGAVGSYIYDRDPEGKVQP; the protein is encoded by the exons ATGGCCTCCAGGTGCCCCAAGTGCGACAAGACCGTGTACTTCG ccGAGAAGGTGAGCTCCCTGGGCAAGGACTGGCACAAGTTCTGTCTCAAGTGCGAGCGCTGCAACAAGACACTGACGCCGGGGGGCCACGCTGAG CATGACGGGAAGCCCTTCTGCCACAAGCCTTGCTACGCCACACTGTTTGGACCCAAAG GTGTGAACATCGGTGGCGCGGGCTCCTACATCTATGAGAAGCCCCTGGCTGAGGGGCCCCAAGTCACTGGCCCCATTGAGGTCCCTGTGTCCCGAGCGGAGGACCGGAAGGCCAGCGGCCCCCCCAAGGGGCCCAGCAAAG cttccAGCGTTACGACTTTCACTGGAGAGCCCAACATGTGCCCTCGCTGCAACAAGAGGGTCTACTTCG CCGAGAAGGTGACGTCTTTGGGCAAGGACTGGCACCGGCCGTGCCTGCGCTGCGAGCGCTGCGGGAAGACGCTGACGCCCGGCGGGCACGCAGAG CATGATGGCCAACCCTACTGCCACAAGCCCTGCTACGGAATACTCTTCGGACCCAAGG GCGTGAACACCGGGGCCGTGGGGAGCTACATCTATGACCGGGACCCCGAAGGCAAAGTTCAGCCTTAG